The following DNA comes from Hordeum vulgare subsp. vulgare chromosome 3H, MorexV3_pseudomolecules_assembly, whole genome shotgun sequence.
TCAACGCAGTGGCGGCCCGTTGCTCGATCGGTGAAGGGGCACGCTTAACCTAGGGACAGTCTTCACAGGACCTACGGAGGCGCGCGCAACACACGTGCCAAATTGGTCGCACGACGTATATGACATGGATCGCAAGCGGGCGGGTGATCTAACCGATCGTGCGCGAGGTCGAGGACGTCACAAGGTGAAGGCGGGCTggcacactactaggaaaaggcttgctaatggcgcacctatttttgctactaatggcgcactataggtgggccactagcatcacaccattagatttttttactaatggcgcaccacaagtgcgccattagtatctggtatactaatggcgcaccaggtagtacgccattagtattgctcatggtgcgccattagtatctggtatactaatggcgcaccaggtagtgcgccattagtatatatcgtggtgcgccattagtatagatcccggtgcgccattaatattgatcctggtgcgccattagtatagcttctggtgcgccattagtatgcctcccagggccatatttacccatatgctctggcttactaatggcgcactagtgtgctgagtgatgcgccactagtgtgctgagtgatgcgccactagtatgaatattaggtatttattttattttttctgatatttgcacagattacaaaatatattattgcacagaatatagatagcacaacatataaacaacagatttatcgaatacaatagaagattagtctccgaatacaattcatcatattagtcttcaaatttaaaataccgaacaaagttagaacattacaagtctcgagaccgcgagtagcgagtttgtcttcacattacaagtcgatatatcgaccatctaaactaccatcacatatagAAGAGAGTTGCGGTCATCAGGATGAGCATAATcacaatgaaactggtcttcatccggttcctccaacgctccctcctctctcccgctagatagcgcgcgtatctaacttccgcctccgcccttgtggtgtaccctttgtaactgttaccgctgaatcggtgaacctgtctccgacactcctctcagtcgtcgtagactccgggaaccttacccttgtacacgacatacgacggcatctctatgcactagccaaacaaaacgttagtagcaattcacaaagacatacaagttcattaaagtttaatattacaactataacatcATGATTCATGGTCCtattaataaatagcatcgattatatataagttgaacgactgtccaaaccaaagagacataccaattcattaaagtttaatattgcaacatgaattagtagcgattcacgggaacgtggatgaagccgccatctttcgtgatggtcatgaaattgcggtcgttgtcagcctgcatttgtagcattgtatctatctcactattggacagcggagatctgaggtggaactgccccgaggtacgaaggacatcttgatggatgatttccgcaaactccgactggatgcgaaagaattcttgtctgatgtccgcatcctagattgccgacaagcgtgcggcccaatctttgagattatttggtagccgaaggtgattattGTCCCGTATGattgcccgcatgtgatggagggcgtagtaggcatcattctgtctgccaggcggctgcttgacgcaggagaacgtcgtattgtgggtgaacacgtgcttgtcgtgcctgagacttgtcctgctgaaggtgcctccagatatggcgtagccgggaagagcttcatcaagaactttcttgatatttgtgtagtctttttttgactgacggtccgagttgaaatacgtggccgtggaatatttcaggcttaagaggatgagtgtgcaacgtgtgtcactgcacaaaacacgaaatgttagaaaaaaaaaggacgatcaaaagctaagaaatcatatgttacgtggcgatgaggggataacttaccaggaaaagtaaggcacgaggaagttatccttttctgagtttcccagaatgacgccttcgaggtaagaactcgcgacttgccggtccctagCGCTGCCAAtgatcttggcacgcatatagaaggggtcgactatcactaggtccggggtcttgtctctaatgatccgcatctccatactcagcgaaaatagccgaacgaaggtgtattgcagcggatgaaggttaaacatagcgaagatgtcagcaaaccgcaggacgatcatacccccgatggcgctatcgacaaagcccttgccctctggcaccttggccacgaaaaccgggtatgccacattattctcggagagacgccgcttctccaaacaaagaacactgtcatgcagactccgcatagcaccggttgcagcattgagtagattagtcggtagcatcggcctacccgccacatgcaccctcctcgagatatccttaggtgaaggtggcccgtccagagcacggatcgtactcagtgccggctggctcgcacccttgttagtctttcttttccgtcccttcttctgctgatgtaatgggatccaGTTCATCTGCTcacagaccaccttcttgagtgtgttggggctgataatatttcgcacctcgtctatatgaggctcggtgaaggcggcagctggaggcgtctcctcaaaactaaacgccagacaaggcctgttgcaattgggtttctccgtggTACCAGCTAGAACGCGGTCGTCTTttacagggttgggttcttgagaaggaggccccaagaattcctcaccgtacccatgttcggcaaagtacttatcgaccttggtaaatgtaccatcgtcgtcatcgtcgtcgtccggaacctgtgccatatgcatgtccagatcctgtgccatatgcatgtccggtagcgttgcggcggtcttgccatggattggcgccggcacgactggcggtgttgtctgtggggtggtgtcccccgcccccaaatgaatctggctcttcggccaaagcaagggccagcttaagcaggcgttgagggtcatcacatcatctatgtcggccccagcggggtggaacggaggtaacaagtcgtcgcagcctggcagcacccgaaccagttgaaccctatacgtggtgggtggcatctgtttaccgtggaacatggggttgcccaGTTGAAtgattctgcccttggcgacatcgatcaactcgacgcccatgaagtgcaggagagtgcatggaacgtcggcgccggcgccctgcgaCAACATGTAGGGCGttaggggatgcccagtcaaaggcaaggagatgaactcATCGGCcaagagaggcttagttaccgtgatggcgtcgagcttggctaatgtcgaggcaccgccaacggcgggcgtgcaagtgacggaggggccacttgctgccgaggtgtcggccggcgccggagacaccaatggcgcctgcgccggagacaccaatggcgtcgcctgcgcgttgtgcgagttgctggccgtgaagctgggaatctggggcagcccctgttggccgcccgcaatccacgcctgcagcccctcaatcaaggtaggcacaatggcggtgatcacccctcccacttggtgttgcactagctctcggaccatctccggaatccgcgccacttttgccttgagttcttcaacgTCGCGCGACTGGCTtaccaagttggtatttctctcctttcgcccaccagcgttatagtatgacgaccatttcatggacaagcctttgccggccacacgaccagctgacgacggcttactggacttatccttgtttttcattatgttaaacgccctatttaaattggtgtcccaatgggagctctgagacgaccccgcggtactgctttcagtgtcctgcggaaggaatgaaccatttagaaatttggcttcattaattagaatgcaaccatatggagctaattacgtggggtgtattccttaccagaacacgctcaagcgccctggtcttcgcatccgtggtaagctcctttgttactgggtccaccttgtaccgggccctgacatagttcctggtcttcttgtcaccgtatttctcgaagcacggtggtaggccttgctcggcacgctccgcgtcctccttgtcccatataggttccgccactctgtaaccgccgggaccgagttggtggacccctaagttcaactcccgcatttgtttcccccattgacttgattccgcggttgccttgctctcgcacttgatcttgaactccttgtagtcatcttccctgatcgaaggatttttcgccttgatcttctcataactatcacctttgtcaatcattctcttcaccacgcttctccaagtagatagggccttgctcatcttcgtgagggcggcactattcactttattccttgagaggcgtgtgtttgcgacgtcaccggggaacttgtatcgttcgtgcagcttcgtgaagaggaggttgcgcaaattccctcggtccttatgccttaggttctcggtgttgatcgagacagtgctccggagaatgcacccgagctgaaccgcgtaccccttgactgtttctttgggcgccgttggatacccgtcggagttcacttcagtaaattcctcctttacggtgctgaggacgttcgggcgccggtccttccgttgcctcttcgattggctgccatctgtgcgtgcgctgccatcatcagtggtggcatcctcggcggcaccatcagtggtgtcatccccgacgccactaggggttgtgtactcaggatcggtgtcttccacggcgtcctcatagcggtgaggttcttcctccatctcctgggacagctcccttGCCCGAAccaccggcctcatcgttgtgggccatgtttcgctctaaataggaaaaaagtttggtcaaaaagttggtttttgtcaaggaacaagatcatggtctcatcatttagggtttgtcgacaccgaggcatcctaaaagctaagcttttatcatttagggtttgtcgacgccgaggcaccctaaaagcctaagctttcatcatttaggtttttatcgacatcgaggcaccctaaaagccaaggttttataatttagggtttgtcgacattgaggcaccctaaatgctaagttaagttttcatcatttagggtttatcaatgccgaggcaccctaggttgactgatatatatgggtatcttctaataatataccctatcaagaaaagggaagttgggcctaatcacttggctctattgccacctatggtttaatgcagcaagaataaaggtgcagttgatcctacttaattaagtactaagatacctcggcccatgcattagtcgcaagtaccccatatgtcctatttttagcaaagtcatgctaaaattcatggaaaatttcagcatgacctttgctgaaaataggacatatggagtacccgaatttgccggaacggaagttaatcgacattccggcaaactcaagggcctctcggagtacgtgcaaaatcatcacgacacgatggtcgtaaacaaaacccagcaaactagcaccacaatgctaaCATCTGGATGCACTACAACTTAGCAAAAGAGTAAAACAGAGACTGACACAACCATAAGGCAGATCATGGATCAAGAACAAACAAAGGATTCAGCATGAGACCATGGACTGATCACTGATTCAGCAAAAAACAAGAACCTACAATAGCAGGCCCAACACTAAGGGGACCATATCTGTTCAACAAAAACCACGTCACGTTTAATCTACACCTAAATTCACATGTAATGTACTCTAGTATAAAATCGAATACGCTATTATATTATGTATGGAGCTAGTACCTAATTATGAGGTCATGCATGCAGCAATCTGTACACATGATTATTTCCAGAATTTTATACACTGCCCACGTTGTAAAACTAGCAAATAAATAGCCCATAGGAGGGGAAATTAAAATGTTTCTGTGCGTAAGCATGATAGATCCTGGTCGAATGGGAGGCTGAGGGTAGGCTCACCGGTGGTTAGGTTGCAGGTGTCGCTGGAGAAGTCAAGCGCAGTGATGCAGTCGGTGTGTCCCCTGAGGGTGTTGAGGTCGAGGTGGTGgtgcttcttggccgcctcctggaAGAAAACACACAATTCAGCTGAGACCACACTCACCGCacattccaatatttatatgaAACTATGAATGTCTACATTTCAACAGAAAGTGCAAGAATGGATGAACTATGAAGATTATGTTCTCCTAGGATACTTCTATGGCAGGCGTATGTCCAGCATGAA
Coding sequences within:
- the LOC123442589 gene encoding uncharacterized protein LOC123442589; this encodes MKNKDKSSKPSSAGRVAGKGLSMKWSSYYNAGGRKERNTNLVSQSRDVEELKAKVARIPEMVRELVQHQVGGVITAIVPTLIEGLQAWIAGGQQGLPQIPSFTASNSHNAQATPLVSPAQAPLVPDDDDDDDGTFTKVDKYFAEHGYGEEFLGPPSQEPNPVKDDRVLAGTTEKPNCNRPCLAFSFEETPPAAAFTEPHIDEPALSTIRALDGPPSPKDISRRVHVAGRPMLPTNLLNAATGAMRSLHDSVLCLEKRRLSENNVAYPVFVAKVPEGKGFVDSAIGGMIVLRFADIFAMFNLHPLQYTFVRLFSLSMEMRIIRDKTPDLVIVDPFYMRAKIIGSARDRQVASSYLEGVILGNSEKDNFLVPYFSCDTRCTLILLSLKYSTATYFNSDRQSKKDYTNIKKVLDEALPGYAISGG